In Desulfovibrio sp., the sequence TGTTTCCGTGGGCGTCGCGGATACGGTTTTCGATGTGAACTACGGGATTATGGGGCGAAAGCCTGGCCAACTGCTTCTGTATGGCCTCCAGGTCCTCTTCAAGAGGTATGGGCTGCCACTTCGCGCCGATGAGTTCCTCCTTGGACCTGCCGAAAAAACGGCAATACCCGTCGTTGACGTAGAGGAACGTTCCGTCCGGGGCGAAGAGGCTTATAAGCTCCACCTGGTCTTCCACCAGGGAGCGGTAACGATCCTCGGTCAGTCCGAAGGAGGTTCCGGCCTGTTCCCTGCTTGTAGCGGGGGATGTAGCGGAGCGTTCGCAAAGCGCCTGACGCAACTGAGCGTTCTCCCGCTCCAGTTCGGCCTGGCGTTTAAGAAGTTCCTGGACCAGTGGCCGGGCCTGGGCGAGGTTCATGGAGGACACGTCCGGGGCGTCATGCGCGAGGTTGATTTTTCCTCTTCGAGGCAGGGAGCTTGAACCATTCGGATCTTTGGGACCCGGGCGAGCGTTACTCATCACCTTGCTCCAAAAGTTTCGTACTTAAGGCAAACCGGAGTCCCTGCCAGAGGGCATGTCCAGCGTAAGCACCCATGAACCTGGGACAAGTTTTAAAATATGTATACTTGGTTCGGCTGTGAGTCCAGCCGGGAATGCATGCGGGCGCGGCTTTAAAGACACGGGCGTTCGTAAAGCAGGGCCTTCAGCTTGCTGGGGCCTTTGTGCGATCTCTGCTCCCCGAAGTCCGCGCGTGGGGCAGCCTGATGACGAACCGCGTGCCCCGGCCGGGAGCGGAGTCCACCTCGATGGTGCCCCCCAGGTTGTCGGTGACGATGAAATAGGACACCGACAGCCCGAGCCCGGTGCCAGTGCCGGGTTTTTTCGTGGTGAAAAACGGTTCGAAAACCCTTTTTCGGGTGGATTCGTCCATGCCCGGACCGTTGTCCGCAATGGAGATGACCACGTGCGGGCCTTCCTGCCAGGTGGCAAGGGTGATGGCAGGGGCGTGTGAGCCTGAGCCCTCGGCCGCCATGGCCTGGGCCGCGTTTCGAAGGATATTCATCACCACCTGCTCCACCAGGCTGGCCGAGCAGCGCACAGGAGCGATACCCGGCTGGTAGTCGCGAGTGATGGCTATGTGCCTGAAATCATACTTTTTGGAGAGGTCGTAGTCGCTTTCACACAGGGCCAGCGCCTTGTCCAGAAGCTCGGCCACGTCCTCGAGTTCGGTGTTCGAATCCTGCTGGCGGCTGAAGCTTAACATGCCCTGCACGATCCTGGCCGCGCGTTCGGCTGATTCTCGCATGCTCTCGATTATTGGCAGAAGGCCGCGCCTTTGCATGTAGTCCTGGATGGTCTCCAGGCTGGTGCCCGCCTCTTTGGCCACGGCCCTGTTGCGCTGCGTATCCTTTTTCACGCGCCCCAGCAGCACCTGCGTGCCCTGGAGAATTCCCGAGAGCGGATTGTTGATCTCGTGGGCCATGCCAGCGGCCAAACCGCCCACGGACATCATCTTCTCGGTCTGCACCAGCACTTCCTGCATGCGCTTGAGCTCGGTGATATCCCTGGTGATGCCGAATACGCCGGTGATCTCTCCGGATTCGTCGCGCAGGGGGCTCTTCAAGCACAGAAGGTTGCGGTGGCCTCTCGTGGTGGTGAGAACTTCCTCGTAGTTCAGGGTGGCGCCCGTTCCCCTGACTATACGGTCCCTGCCCATGACCTTGGCCGCATCGTCCGGGGAAAAGTGGTCGGTGTCCTTGCGCCCGATGATCTCCTCCACGGGCTTGCCCACCATCCTGCCCACTTCCGAGTTGGCCAGAAGGTAGCGCCCCTCCAGGTCCTTGGCGAAAACGGCGTCAGTCGTCCCTTCGATTATGGAGTGCAGGAGCGCGCGGTGCCTGGCCAGATCCCGCTCCACACGCTTGCGTTCGGTGATGTCGGTCCAGCTGGAACGCACGGTCTCCCTGCCGTTCATGACAAGCTTCACCAGCCAGACCTCGCACAGAAGATCCTGGCCGGCCGCGTTGCGGATGGCCCGCTCCACGCGAACGGCTTCCCCGGCCTTGATCTTCATGACGTTTCGCTGGATGGTTTCCTCCTTTGGCCTGCCATCCGGCTGCTTGTCCGCGTAGAACCGGAAAACCCCGTTCTTCAGAAGGTCCTCGCGGCTGGTGGCGAACAGAGAAAGCGCGTTCTTGTTCGCCACGATGATCTGGTGGCTGTCGATGTCGTCCACGATGATCGCTTCCGGAGCCAGCTCCACAAGCAGTCTGAAGCGCTCCTCGTTCTCCTTGAGGGCTTCCTCCAGGCGTTTGTGCTCGGTGGTGTCGCGGCCGATGCTGTCCACCGAGGAGACGTTTCCCTCCTCGTCGTAATGCAGTTCAACCGTCCAGGACATGTGCCGCACCTCCCCGTGCTGCGACACGTGACGGTTTTCGATGGTCACGTGGGAGAGCCTGTCCGTCACCCAGCCTTTGAAGGCGTTCCAGGTGGCCTCGCGGTCCTCCTCGTGGATGAAGTCGAAGGCGGAAAGACCCATGCACTCTTCGGGCGTAAGACCGAACGACCTGGCGGCCGCCGGGTTGACGTAGAGAAAGCGCCCGCTGGCGTCCGCCTGGGTGACGAGGTTGTCCGTGCCCTCCACCAGCTCGCGGAACCGCTTCTCGCTTTTTTTGAGCGCCTCCTCGGCCCACTTGCGCTGGGTGATCACCTTGTCCAGGGCCTTGTTGGCCCGTATGAGCGCCTTGGTGCGTTTCTCAACCCGGTTTTCCAGGCCGTCGTGAGCCTTCTTGAGCGCTTCCTCGGCCCGCTTGCGCTCGGCCAGGTCCCAGGCCAGGTCGGCTAGTTGGGCAACGGATTCGATGTCGTTTTCAGTGTAGTCGCAGGCTTTGTTGCCAACTCCCAGGATGGCCACGATCTTGTTTAAGCGGAACACCGGCACCACCAGTTCGCGGATGATGGGGGCGTGCCCGGCCGGAAGGCCCTTCTTGTGGGCCAGCGAAGGGTAGTCGTTATGGATGACGGCCTGGCCTTTGTGGATGCAGTCGGTCCAGACCCCGGCCTGGGCCACGCTGTAGTGGGCGCCCTTGCCCTCGGCCTTGCACATGGTGCGGGTGGTGTTGGTGGACCAGGCCTGGAGCGACAGCGTCTTCTGGTCGCGCTTCAAAAAATGGAAAAAGCCTATCTGGCTCTCGGTGAGCATCTCCGCTTCATCGAGGGTGGCCACCAGAAGCCTCTCAAGGGCGCACGTGGAGGAGAGAAGCATCAGGCGGGACCGGGCCTGAAGCACTCTCTCAGTCCTGGCCTGCTCGAAGCCGCAGGTCGAAAGCTCGGCGATCAGGGCTTGGGCGTCTTGAAGCTCGGCGATGAGCTGTTCTTTGGTCTTCTCGTGGTCCCTCACAACCTCTCCTAGGATTGGTGCAGTGCAGGACCGCCACGGTAACAGTCAGGGCGGTGATACTCTTAAGTAATTTGCATGAAGACACATTTCCGTCAACGCCGAATACCGGACCGGCGGACATCGTGTCAGGATTGTGAGGAAGGAGCGGGAAGAATGACCGTGACCGTGGTGCCATCCGTCACCGACGAGGTGAACTCGATGTGTCCGCCGTGGGCCTTGGCGATGAGCTGGGCGCTGTAAGTTCCAAGGCCTTTGCCGTGGGTTTTGCCCGCGGTGCTGTATTTTTCGAAAAACCGCTCCCGGACCTCTTCGGACACCACGCCATGGTTGTGTATGGTGATGTACTGTTCGCGGTCCGAGCAGTCGCAGGAAATGGTGACCGCGCGGTTCTCGGGGGAGCCCTCGATAGCGTTCTTCACCAGGTTTATGAGCATGTCCTCGATGAGGAATTCCTCCCCGTACAGTACCGGTTTGGCGGCACCTGAGGTGATATCCAGCATTCCCGTCTGAACGAGGCTTACCCGGCGCGCCGTGATGAGCGACTGAAGAGACATCACCACGTCTTGCATCACGTCGCGCAGGTTGAAGTGGGCGGATTTCGGCTCGTAGGTGCCGTGCTCCATCTGGATGATTTTCTCGGAGGAGTCCACGAGCTTTATCACATGGCTCACGGCGTGCAGGATGCCTGGAACCGCCGCCTTCATCTCCTCGTCCAAACCATTCTCGCCGAAGGTGTACTGGGCCAATGAGTGCAGCCCGGACAGCGGCGCCTTTATGTCGTGGCGGATGATGCGCTCCACATCGATGCGGAATTGCTCGGCCCGTCTGCGGTCGGTGATGTCCGTGAACATGGCGAAACTGCCCTGGTATTCCCCTTCAGCGTCCACCAGCGGGGCCGTGCTGGCGATGAACCAGGCCTCGCCGCCGTCCTTTTTGCGCAGCCGCCTTTCATACCGGCTGGAAATGCCCATGCGGTGCTCGCGTTTGCGGTCCTCATGGTCCTCTTGGTCCTCGGGGAACAGGAAGATGTTCGGGGGTTTGCCGACGATGTCCTCAGGCTGGTACCCCAGCATCTGGGCCATGGTGGCGTTGGCGTAGGAGGTGAGGCCGTTTTCGTCCAGCACCCAGATACCCTCGGAAGCGGTCTGCACGATGGTGCGGTAGCGTTCCTGGGTTTCGCGCAGGGCCTCCCGGATCCGTTTGCGTTCGGTGATATCCTGGAAGGTGACGATGGCCCCCTGGATGCTCCCATCCGCGTCCCGGATCGGCGCGGCGTTCACCGCGGCCCAGGAATCCAGGCTGCCCGGGTACTTGAAGCGCAGCACCTCGCCAGTGACGGTCTCCCCGGCCAGGGCCCGAAATCCCGGGATGTTCTTCGGCATAACCGGGAGGCCGTCTTCAGTGGTTACCGACATGTAGGTGGGCCACTTCTCGTCGGAAATCACAAACCCTTCGCGCAGGAAGGGGAAGGCTTGCGAGGCGAAGGAGTTCAGGCGCACCACCGATCTGTCCGGCCCAAGGACGATGAGCCCCTCGGCAATGGAATCCAGCGTGGCGTTCAAGAGGGTCGCGCGTCTCTCGGCCTCGGCTTTGCTCTCGCGCAGGGCGTCCTCACGCTGTGCGAGAAGCTCCTTTGCCTTGGCGAGCGATTGGGCCACTTCGC encodes:
- a CDS encoding PAS domain S-box protein, producing MRDHEKTKEQLIAELQDAQALIAELSTCGFEQARTERVLQARSRLMLLSSTCALERLLVATLDEAEMLTESQIGFFHFLKRDQKTLSLQAWSTNTTRTMCKAEGKGAHYSVAQAGVWTDCIHKGQAVIHNDYPSLAHKKGLPAGHAPIIRELVVPVFRLNKIVAILGVGNKACDYTENDIESVAQLADLAWDLAERKRAEEALKKAHDGLENRVEKRTKALIRANKALDKVITQRKWAEEALKKSEKRFRELVEGTDNLVTQADASGRFLYVNPAAARSFGLTPEECMGLSAFDFIHEEDREATWNAFKGWVTDRLSHVTIENRHVSQHGEVRHMSWTVELHYDEEGNVSSVDSIGRDTTEHKRLEEALKENEERFRLLVELAPEAIIVDDIDSHQIIVANKNALSLFATSREDLLKNGVFRFYADKQPDGRPKEETIQRNVMKIKAGEAVRVERAIRNAAGQDLLCEVWLVKLVMNGRETVRSSWTDITERKRVERDLARHRALLHSIIEGTTDAVFAKDLEGRYLLANSEVGRMVGKPVEEIIGRKDTDHFSPDDAAKVMGRDRIVRGTGATLNYEEVLTTTRGHRNLLCLKSPLRDESGEITGVFGITRDITELKRMQEVLVQTEKMMSVGGLAAGMAHEINNPLSGILQGTQVLLGRVKKDTQRNRAVAKEAGTSLETIQDYMQRRGLLPIIESMRESAERAARIVQGMLSFSRQQDSNTELEDVAELLDKALALCESDYDLSKKYDFRHIAITRDYQPGIAPVRCSASLVEQVVMNILRNAAQAMAAEGSGSHAPAITLATWQEGPHVVISIADNGPGMDESTRKRVFEPFFTTKKPGTGTGLGLSVSYFIVTDNLGGTIEVDSAPGRGTRFVIRLPHARTSGSRDRTKAPAS
- a CDS encoding PAS domain S-box protein, whose amino-acid sequence is MNTGTGPENTQSRPRLSIRFRLVSLILACVVPLGIAACLLVYTVYQEKRQDISRHLLETTRTFSLLVDQEQNEIITALHVLATSPALNTADYAGFHAQARMVLAKYPDADIILADATGQQLVNSYLPLKSPLPKRRMTPRLIELFASRKQSVSGLFKGTVTGRNLVSVDVPVIRDGRVAYDLAMTLPVDNLIKVLDLPKLPPEWTATILDDSGVVVARTLDQEKFIGKQAAMPVLDNHKKLAPEGVFQAMSLAGFPVLAGYSQSAASGWTMVVSVPEAVVMRDLWRWLSWALGGTVLLGSLGVFIALRLGNKIATSVKTLSAQATAMGIGGTAQAGPIEFKEAGEVAQSLAKAKELLAQREDALRESKAEAERRATLLNATLDSIAEGLIVLGPDRSVVRLNSFASQAFPFLREGFVISDEKWPTYMSVTTEDGLPVMPKNIPGFRALAGETVTGEVLRFKYPGSLDSWAAVNAAPIRDADGSIQGAIVTFQDITERKRIREALRETQERYRTIVQTASEGIWVLDENGLTSYANATMAQMLGYQPEDIVGKPPNIFLFPEDQEDHEDRKREHRMGISSRYERRLRKKDGGEAWFIASTAPLVDAEGEYQGSFAMFTDITDRRRAEQFRIDVERIIRHDIKAPLSGLHSLAQYTFGENGLDEEMKAAVPGILHAVSHVIKLVDSSEKIIQMEHGTYEPKSAHFNLRDVMQDVVMSLQSLITARRVSLVQTGMLDITSGAAKPVLYGEEFLIEDMLINLVKNAIEGSPENRAVTISCDCSDREQYITIHNHGVVSEEVRERFFEKYSTAGKTHGKGLGTYSAQLIAKAHGGHIEFTSSVTDGTTVTVILPAPSSQS